AAAACTATTAATTTGCTCTATTATTAAATTTTTTAGCAATTTTTTCTTTTCTACTATACTTTTATAATCTTTAGGCTCTTTTCTAAGCTCTTTTTCTAAATCTGTATGAGCATTTCCCGTAATTATTTTGAACGAACATATTTCGTTTCTTTCTGACGGAGTAAGATGATTAAGTGAAGTAATTCTTGAGTTATATTGTGATGCATAATCACGCCAATATTTTTGGAAATTATTTATAATAATGTAGGGCTGCTCACTACTTTGATTATTTTCCATATTATTTTGAGGATTAAATATTTGAACTGCGTTTTCAAGCTCATATATCCTACTAAGGAATCCCATGGAATTGTTTAAAAGCGAACTTAAAGAATTAAGTTCATTTATTTTAACTGCATTTTCAAAATCATTTTGTTTAGATTCATTTAACTGATACTTTGTATTAAAGTATGCAAAACCAATTGCTAGAGTAGATCCCAAGTACCCACCCCAAAATCCTAACCAACCATCATTAGAACCACTACTAAATATACCCCAAGAAAATATACATAGTGAAATCTGTAATATAAATGGAATGAATATAAAAAAAATAATTGCCAGTGATACAGCTAGGTGTTTTTGTATAAATTTACTCATTCTTTTAGTCGTTTTCATTTTATATCATTTCCTTTTTCTTAAATTATATATTAAAAATTACATAAAAAACTTTTAATATCACAGAAAGTTATTAAAAATTCAAGAAAGTAAAACATAAGCAATGGTAAAGGGTCTATATCTCAAATCTCCTCTCGAAAACACTGTTATAATAGAAAATAAAAAGAGGCTAGTTATGTCACAGCCTCCTATTATTGTTTTTTAAGCAACCATAGACCTTAGGTTAGTTAGAATTTAATTAACCACTTGTTAAACTTTGATTCTAATATCAAGGTAATATCAGGATCTTCTTTCTCCAAAAAGCCGTCTAATTTATCAAAAATTTCAAGCACATTATATGCTTGTTTTGTTAAATCAATTTGATCGATGCTTTTTGTCATTGAATCTTTTAATTTTGAGGGTATGTTCCTCACATGACTAATCAATGTCATTAACTTTAGAACATCTTTTTCGGTTACCTCCTTGGACCATTTAATTTCTTTAACAGCTAATATAGTATCTTTTCGATTTTGCTCAAGATTTCCTAATCCCTTCAATTTTCCTTTAATTGTATCTGGATTGTTGCCATGATTAATAGTTGCAAGTTCATCTCTCATTACCGTAACTTTTTTCCCATCTTTATTCTCCACTTTATATACAGCATTAAATTTAGCAGCACCATCACCTAATTCACTATTAGAAACAATTAATCCTGTCGTAACAATTACACCCTCATCAATTTTTGTTCCTGATTTTTCCAAGAATGAAGCATTAAGTTTGGAATCACTGACGTGCATGCTATTCAAGTAAAAATCCTTGTCTATGTCGTTAGAAAGATTATGAATTAGTATCAGTGAAATGTACAATATAATCGGGTTATCATATGTTTTATATCGATTTTGAGTAACCACAGACCTCAGAAATTCATTATTACCATCTTTTGAACTTATGAATCGAAAATTAAAGATTTTATTATTTATATCTTTATCTTTAGATAAATTTGTTAATTCATCAACTAATTCTTTACGTTTATCATTTTTTAACATGAAATCTGAAAATTTGTTTATCTCTAAAAGAAGATCCAATAATTTTTTCTTCGCATCATAGATAGTTTCAACATTCGGAATTAAAGTTTTCTTATCCTCTTCTGAAATCACTGAAAAAACAACCCTATAATTATTGTTCCCAGTGGCAACTCTTTTAAAATCTATGTTTTCTAAATTGTTTAAAGATAAATTATAATCGTACTTTTTGTTGTCTATTTCGTTGAATACATTTATTGCAAGTTTAGTCCCGCCAATATTCAAATCTTCATTTAAGGGAAATTCTTTTTTTATATTTTTAAGCAATTCATTTTGCTCAGTGACTCGGTCTAATAAACTTAATGTGTCCTCTTTTGAGGCTTTAGGATCATTATCTGTATACAGATAATCTTTTTTGTTAAGATATGCCATCTAGATCACTCCTTTAAAAATATTGTCTCTAATAATAAGAATACTACTTTTTAGAAATAAAACTTGCTAATGATGGAGGAGAGCTTAAATTTAGATATTAATTCAAGCTAGTCATACTAGTCACCTTTTAACGTCTGATCTTTAGGTTTTCTGAAACCAACTAATTTAGAGTAAAGGGTTTTATAACTTGTGCAACAAATCGTCCTACCCATCAAAGATTCAAATGTTCTCAAAGAGGTGCAAGATACCTTATTTAATAATTTCAAAGCTGGGCGCCATAACTATACGATTTTTCAAGTTGGTAAAGCAACCTTGTTACGGGTGAGCGATGTTATGAGGCTTCGTTGGACCGATGTCTTTAACGAAAATGGTAGCGTGTGTCAGAATGCGTTTATCCACGACCAAAAAATCGGCAAAGCTAACTTACTATACTTGAAACCTGCTCAAAATGACTTATTAGTCTATCAAGCTTGGCTGCAGGAAAATCATTTAATCTCTGACTGGTTGTTTCCTTCCCTCCAGCACCCAGAGCGCCATATCACGGAAAAACAGTTCTATAAAATCATGAGTAAGGTTGCCGATTTATTAGGGACTAATTATCTAGGGACTCATACCATGCGTAAAACAGGGGCATATCGCGTCTATACACAATCGAATTATAATATTGGCCTAGTCATGAACCTGTTAAATCATTCTAGCGAAACGATGACTTTAGCTTGTTTAGGATTGGATCAAGCTAGTCAAGAAACCATGCTGGATCAAATCGATTTTGGTTAGTAGCTTTTTTATTTGGTTGCTGTTATTACAAAAGTTGGAACCATCGGGGTACCCCACCAACCGTTATAGCCAGTATTTGCAATATTAACGTTTTGATATTCCAAGTCTTTAAGAATACGCACATATTTACTAGTTTCGTAGCCTATGTCCATGATTACTAACTGACCTTTTTGTTTTTGAACCCTTGCTATGTTTACAAGCGCTGCTTTCCGTTTCTCAAATGGCTTAATATTATGCAGTACCAAACTAGATACAATCAGATCAAATTCATTATCGTTGAATGGCATGTTTAAGATATTAGCAGTTTTCAACTTTACCTTGTCAGCCAAATTACTATTTTCCATTATTTTTTGAGTAGCTGCAATTGAATTGCTTCCCTGATCCTTATTACTCCAGATATCAATTCCTATTATTTCGCTTATATTTGCTGCTTGTCTGTTAAATTGCAACATAAAGGCACCGTGACCACAGCCAGCGTCTAATATTTTACTGTCTTTTTTTAAATGAATACTGTTAACAATGGATTTCATTATTCTATACTTACCAATTATTGAAGTGTGCATGTATTTAAGTCCACACAAAACTAACACTAAGACCATAATGGCTGAAACGGTGTTAAAACCACTTATTAACATCATAATTCCAATAATTAAAGCTGGCCCAAAGAAAAAAACCAAGCCTATTGGTGCGTCCATCTCCCAAATACTTTTCATTAAAATCTCCTATATCAATGTATTTATTCTTT
The Lactiplantibacillus brownii genome window above contains:
- a CDS encoding site-specific integrase, translated to MQQIVLPIKDSNVLKEVQDTLFNNFKAGRHNYTIFQVGKATLLRVSDVMRLRWTDVFNENGSVCQNAFIHDQKIGKANLLYLKPAQNDLLVYQAWLQENHLISDWLFPSLQHPERHITEKQFYKIMSKVADLLGTNYLGTHTMRKTGAYRVYTQSNYNIGLVMNLLNHSSETMTLACLGLDQASQETMLDQIDFG
- a CDS encoding class I SAM-dependent methyltransferase, which translates into the protein MKSIWEMDAPIGLVFFFGPALIIGIMMLISGFNTVSAIMVLVLVLCGLKYMHTSIIGKYRIMKSIVNSIHLKKDSKILDAGCGHGAFMLQFNRQAANISEIIGIDIWSNKDQGSNSIAATQKIMENSNLADKVKLKTANILNMPFNDNEFDLIVSSLVLHNIKPFEKRKAALVNIARVQKQKGQLVIMDIGYETSKYVRILKDLEYQNVNIANTGYNGWWGTPMVPTFVITATK